In the Streptomyces coeruleoprunus genome, CCGCGCCCCCGGCGAACCGCCCCGCGCCCCCGCTCCCGGCCTGGACCGCCTCCCCGAGCTCGTCGCGCAGGCCGCCGACGCGGGCCTCACCGTCGAGGTGGCCACGCAGGGCCCTGCCCGCACCCTCCCGCCCGGCGCCGACCTCGCCGCGTTCCGCATCGTCCAGGAGGCGCTGACCAACGTCGTACGGCACTCCGGCTCCCGCACCGCCCGCGTACGCCTCGCCCACGCGCCCGGCCGCCTCGACCTGTGGATCGACGACGACGGTCCGGCCACCGGCACGGACGCGGGCGGCAGCGGCAACGGGCTGGCGGGGATGCGCGAGCGCGCCGCCGCACTCGGTGGCACGATCGAGGCGGGCACGCGCCCGGACGGCGGCTTCCGGGTGCACGCCGAACTACCGCTCACCGACAGGGGGAACCCGTGATCCGCGTCGTGCTCGCCGACGACCAGTCCCTCGTACGGGCCGGGTTCCGGGCCCTGCTCGACGCCCAGCCGGACATCGAGGTCGCGGGTGAGGCCGCCGACGGCGACGAGGCCGTCGCCCGGGTCCGCGAACTGCGCCCGGACGTGGCCCTGATGGACATCCGCATGCCGGTCCTGGACGGCCTGGCCGCCACGCGCCGGATCACCGACGATGCGGACCTGAACGGGGTCAAGGTCGTCATGCTGACCACCTTCGAACTCGACGAGTACGTCTTCGAGGCGATCCGCTCCGGCGCCTCCGGCTTCCTCGTCAAGGACACCGAGCCCGACGAACTGCTGCGCGCGGTGCGGGCGGTGGTGGCCGGCGACGCGCTGCTGTCGCCGGGCGTCACGCGCCGCCTCATCGCCGAGTTCGCGGCCCGCTCCAAGGCCCCGGCCCGGGCCGCCGCCCTGGAGGGCCTGACCGAGCGGGAGCGGGAGGTCATGGCCCTCGTCGGGATGGGCCTGTCCAACGAGGACATCGCCCGCCGCCTCGTCGTCAGCCCGCTCACCGCGAAGACCCACGTGAGCCGGACGATGGTGAAGCTGGGCGCGCGCGACCGCGCCCAACTCGTCGTTCTCGCCTACGAGTCCGGGCTCGTGCGCCCCGGCTGGCTCGGCTGAGCGACGGGTGGCGCGAACCGCCACAGCGCCCGCGCCACCCGTACGACGAAGCCCACCGCGGCCACCGCCGACGCGGCGACCAGCACGACGTCCCGGGCCGTGCCGTGCAGCCCGAACACCGGAACGGGCGCGCCGACCAGGCAGAACAGCGCAGCCGCCAGCAGGGCGGCCGTGCCGAGCGCGTACCCGGTCTGCACGGTGACCGCGTCGCGGCGCACCCGGTCGCGTGTCACCAGGTGACCGCCGAGGTCTCCCGCCACAGATGCGCCAGGCGGTCCTCGCCCGACACGGCGACCGCGGGCGTCCCGATCGGGAGCCGGTTCCACAGCGTGAGGTACAGCGCCTCCGCCGGGCCGCTCAGCTCGCAGTCGGCCGGCCCGTCGTCCGAGCGCGTCGTACGCGGCGCCTCCGCCGACAGCCGTACGGTCCACGCGTCACCGGTGTCCGTGGCCCGCACCCGCAGGGTGCCCGGCCGGCCCGTGCGGACTCGGCTCTTGTCACGGCCGTGGAAGCCGCACAGCAGCTCGTCGACGCCGTCGGCGGCGAGTCCGGGACCGACCGGGGAGCGGCCGGCCACCAGCCCGAGCGCGGACTCGGCGTCGACCCGGTGCACGGTCGTCTCGTGGGCCTGGCGCCGCGCCCAGAACGCCAGTGGCGAGGGCGCCGGCAGGAACGTCCAGCACTCCAGCGTGTCGGGCGCCTCGGTCAGCGCCGTCACGAGACGGTCGTGGCCGCGCCGGAACCACTCCAGCAGGGCCTCGCCGTCGAGGTCCGGCTCACCGGAACCGGGGCGGTAGGAGGTGTGGCCCTCCACCACGAACGAGGTCGCCCAGCGGTGCACCATGCCGGTGTGCCTCAGCAGGTCCCGGACCCGCCAGCCCGGGCAGGTCCGCACCTCCGCGTCCTCTCCGGCCTCTTCGGCGGCCTCGGCCAGCAACTGGCCCTCGCGGACGAGGTACTTGATGTGCTCGGCAGTCTCCATGGCGGAATTCTGCCAGCGCGACGCGCCTTTCGTCCGTGGTGATCCGCAC is a window encoding:
- a CDS encoding DUF6332 family protein, which gives rise to MTRDRVRRDAVTVQTGYALGTAALLAAALFCLVGAPVPVFGLHGTARDVVLVAASAVAAVGFVVRVARALWRFAPPVAQPSQPGRTSPDS
- a CDS encoding response regulator transcription factor; translation: MIRVVLADDQSLVRAGFRALLDAQPDIEVAGEAADGDEAVARVRELRPDVALMDIRMPVLDGLAATRRITDDADLNGVKVVMLTTFELDEYVFEAIRSGASGFLVKDTEPDELLRAVRAVVAGDALLSPGVTRRLIAEFAARSKAPARAAALEGLTEREREVMALVGMGLSNEDIARRLVVSPLTAKTHVSRTMVKLGARDRAQLVVLAYESGLVRPGWLG
- a CDS encoding maleylpyruvate isomerase family mycothiol-dependent enzyme, with amino-acid sequence METAEHIKYLVREGQLLAEAAEEAGEDAEVRTCPGWRVRDLLRHTGMVHRWATSFVVEGHTSYRPGSGEPDLDGEALLEWFRRGHDRLVTALTEAPDTLECWTFLPAPSPLAFWARRQAHETTVHRVDAESALGLVAGRSPVGPGLAADGVDELLCGFHGRDKSRVRTGRPGTLRVRATDTGDAWTVRLSAEAPRTTRSDDGPADCELSGPAEALYLTLWNRLPIGTPAVAVSGEDRLAHLWRETSAVTW